Genomic window (Dolosigranulum savutiense):
TCTTTCTCCTCTTTCTACTAGTGTAATATAATGATTTTTATCATCATATCAAAATTTAAGCTAAATTACCATATTTTTTGATAAAAAATAATGGTAACCCGAGTATTTTACTTGAGTTACCATTATTTTATACGATCAGCTATTCATCAAGGTCTTTATCTATATCATCAGTCGCTCGATCAATTAATTCGTCCAATTTTGACCCATTATCACTCGATTTATTGGACTCATTTGACAATTCATTGCTTATATTAAGCGATTCGTACTCATTATCCTGTCCATCATCTATCAAATTTTCACCATTATTTTTGGCAGGTTTTGACGATTTTGATAATGACTGATTGTCTAATGCCTCATCTGTTTCATCCTCATCATCGCTAAAATTAATTTTAGCAACAGTAGCTACCCGACTTTCATCCTCTAGACGCATTAAACGTACTCCTTGCGTTGAGCGAGATGTTTGTGAAATATCTTGCGCATCGAATCGAATCATAATCCCTTGATCTGTTACCATCATAATATCTTCCGTGCCATCCACTGTTTTCAGTGCAACTAATGGACCATTTTTATCCGTGATATTCAAGGTAATCACACCTTTACCACCACGATTACGAATCGCATACTCGGTGGCTGCCGTTCGTTTCCCATATCCATTCTCAGATACCACAAATACATCTTGGTCTGAATTCAGGATTTCCATCCCAATAACATAGTCCTCATCTTCTAAGCGAATACCACGAACACCGGTAGCAGTACGGCCCATACTGCGAACATCTGTCTCCGAGAAGTGAACGGCGTAACCGCCATGAGTTCCCATCACAATCGATTGGGTCCCATTTGTGACAACAACATTGACTAATTCATCATCTTCTTTTAGATTGATCGCGATTAATCCCGACGTCCGAATATTCTCGAATTCACTGAGTGCTGTTCGCTTCACTGTTCCTTGACGAGTAGCGAAGAACAATTGACGATCGGTTGCTTCATGATCAGTCATTGAAATCATGGTTTGAATTTTTTCATCTTTATCGATATTTAAGAAATTCAGTGCGGGAATTCCTTTTGCATTGCGACCATACTCCGGAACTTCATAGCCTTTTGCTTGGTAAACTTTTCCTTTATTGGTAAAGAATAGCAAGAAATCATGAGTTGAGCAAATACGTAATTGCTCGACAAAATCATCATCATTTGTACTCATACCCTTCACTCCACGACCACCGCGATTTTGTGACTTGAATTCTGAAACCGGCATGCGTTTCATATAGCCACCGTGAGATAACGTTACCGCAATTTTTTCTTCTTCAATTAAGTCTTCATCTTCAATACTTAACTCTTCACCAACTAGCAGTTCAGTCCGACGCTCATCCCCATGTTTTTTCGCAATTTCGGCCATTTCTTCCTTAATAATTTGGTTAATGCGCGCGGGACTGGCAAGAATAGCTTTTAATTCCGCAATTTTTTCTAATAGGCCACTGTATTCTTCTTCAATCTTGTCACGTTCTAAACCGGTTAAACGGACCATTCGCATATCTAAAATCGCCTGAGCTTGTCGATCACTTAAGCTGAATTGTTCAATCAAGCCTTTTTTGGCGACATCAGCTGTCTCTGATTGACGAATTAAGGTAATAATAGCATCAATATGGTCTAAAGCAACGCGTAATCCTTCTAAAATATGAGCCCGTGCTTCTGCTTTATTTTTATCAAATTCAGTCCGACGCCGAATAACTTCTTGTTGGTGCTGCAGATAATGTTCTAATATATCACGTAAGCCAAATGTTTTCGGTATTCCCCCTGCAATCGCTAGCATATTAAAGCCGAATGACGTCTGCATCTGAGTTAGCTTATACAAGTTATTTAATACGACAGCGGCTGACGTGTCACGACGAATATCAATAACAATTCGTAATCCATCACGATCAGATTCATCATTCAAATCAGTAATTCCTTCAATCCGCTTATCACGTGCTAATTCAGCTATTTTTTCGATTAATTTAGCTTTATTCACCATATAAGGAATTTCATCAACGATAATGCGCTCTTTCCCATTCTTCTGAACATCGATGCGCGCTTTAGCTCGAATTTTAATGGAGCCACGACCGGTCTCGTAAGCCCGACGAATCCCTGACATACCAATGACACTAGCCCCAGTTGGGAAATCTGGTCCTGGCAAAACTTCCATCAATTCGGCTACAGTTGCATCAGGATTATCCATCAAAAGAGCACATGCATCAATGACTTCATTCAAGTTATGTGGCGGAATATTCGTTGCCATTCCGACTGCAATGCCCGATGCTCCATTGACAAGTAAGTTTGGGAATCGGGCAGGCAATACATCAGGTTCTTGTTCATTCCCATCGTAGTTATCATGATAATCGATCGTATCTTTATTAATATCCCGCAGTAATTCCGTAGCAATTTTGCTCATTCTAGCTTCAGTATACCGCATGGCTGCTGCACCATCACCGTCAATTGAACCGAAGTTACCATGCCCATCAACAAGAGGGGTACGATAACTAAAGTCTTGTGCCATACGCACCATCGAGTCATAAATGGCACTATCGCCGTGAGGGTGGTATTTCCCCATTACATCCCCAATAATACGGGCAGACTTTTTATGCGCTTTATCTGGAGTCACGCCTAACTCATTCATCCCATAGAGAATACGCCGGTGTACCGGCTTTAAGCCATCTCGAACATCCGGCAGAGCTCGAGACACTATCACACTCATCGCATAATCTAAGAATGAATTTTTCATTTCTTTTGACAATTTCACCGGCTGTAATCTACTATCTGGTTGATTCACCAAGGACTACTCCTCCTTCAATTTCTATCCTTGTCTTAGAGAATATTCCTCTGTTAAGCAGCCATATTCTCATGTTGCTGTGTTAAATAATCTCTAGGTATCGATATTTTGAACATAACGCGCATTTGCTTCAATAAATTCACGTCTTGGCGTTACATTCTCTCCCATCAACATATCGAACACTTTATCCGCTTCAATCGCGTCATCAACATCTACCCGAAGTAAGCGGCGATTTTCAGGATTCATGGTTGTCTCCCACAACTGCTCCGCATCCATCTCACCTAATCCTTTGTAACGTTGGATAGATGGCTTGGGCGACTCTGGAAGCTCTGCTAAATATTCCCGCAATTTTTGTTCTGTATGCAAATACATTTCCTTGCGACCTTGCTTCACTTGATAAAGCGGTGGTTGAGCTACATAGACATAACCTGCTTCAATAAGTGGTCGCATGTAGCGGTACAATAATGTTAACAGTAGCGTCCGAATATGTGCACCATCAACATCCGCATCCGTCATAATAATTAATTTCTGATAACGAACTTCTTCCACATTGAATTCTTCACCAAAACCTGTTCCCATTGCTGTAAATAATGAGCGGATTTCATTATTGGCTAAAATTCGATCAATCGAAGCTTTCTCAACATTTAAGATCTTTCCACGAATAGGCAATATTGCTTGAAACATCCGTGAACGGCCCTGTTTTGCCGAACCACCCGCTGAGTCTCCCTCAACAATAAATAATTCGGACTCTTGTGGATCGCGTGAAGAACAGTCCGCCAATTTACCTGGCAAGTTACTAATTTCTAAACCACTCTTCTTCCGCGTCACTTCCCGTGCCCGCTTTGCAGCTAAACGGGCTTTTGAAGCAAGGAGCGCTTTATCAATAATTCGCTTACCAACTTTTGGATTTTCCATTAAAAAACGTTCAAAATGTTCTGAAAATAGACGATCAGTAATACCGCGCACTTCAGAGTTCCCTAGCTTCGTCTTCGTTTGCCCTTCGAATTGCGGATTCGGATGCTTGACACTAAGAACTACCGTTAACCCTTCTCGTACATCATCACCCGTAAAGTTTGCATCGGACTCTTTTAAAAAGTTGTTTTCACGTGCATAATTATTGATTGACCGCGTAATTGCTGTCTTAAAGCCTGATTCGTGCATCCCACCCTCATATGTATGAATATTATTAGCAAAACTCATAATATTAGTATGGAAACTATCCGTATGTTGAAGAGATACTTCGACGATCACGTCTTCTGCTTCGCCTTCTAAGAAAATTGGCTCGTCATAAAGCACATCACGATTCTCATTCAAGTATTCAACGTAGCGCTTAATCCCGCCTTCATAATGATAATCCATCCGTTTCGTCTCTTCACCACGACGATCTTCAATGGCAATATTTAATCCTTTGTTCAAAAATGCTAACTCTCTAACTCGAGTAGCTAAGCGATCAAAATCATAGACTGTTGTTTCTCTAAAGATTTGACTATCAGCTTTAAAGAGGACTTCAGTTCCTGTTTCAGTGGTCTTACCAATCACTTGCAGGTCATCCATAACTAAGCCACGTTCATAGCGCTGGTAATGGATTTTATCCTCTCGGTAAACACGAACTTCTAAGAATTCAGATAATGCATTGACAACAGATGAACCCACACCGTGCAAACCACCAGAAACCTTATAGCCTCCGCCACCAAATTTCCCACCTGCATGTAGCACTGTAAAGACTGTCTCTACTGCGGGACGACCTGTCTTCTCTTGTAAATCAACTGGGATACCTCGACCGTTATCTGTAATGCGAATAATGTTATCTTCTTCAATATAAACATTAATAGTATCCGCATAACCAGCCATTGCTTCATCAATCGAATTATCAACGATTTCCCAGACTAAATGATGCAACCCATCTTCTCCTGTTGACCCGATATACATTCCAGGCCGAACGCGGACAGCTTCCAATCCTTCCAACACTTGAATCTGACTGGCATCATATGTTTTCTTTAACTCTTGCAGCTCTTTCGGGGTTAATGAATCATCTACCACGCTTATGCACTCTCCATTTCTTCACTATCCACTTCTTTTTTTACAATTTGACCGGCTAAGACATGAAAAATTTTAGGTTCATTTAACAAATCAGTGTCAACACCGTCTAAACTGGTTGTTGTCAAAAAGGTTTGGACTTTCTTTTCAATTGTTTTTAGTAAATGTGTTTGACGGTGATTGTCTAATTCACTTAACACATCGTCCAATAACAAAACAGGATATTCACCTGTCATCTCTTTCATTAATTCAATTTCTGCTAATTTGACACTTAAAGCAGTCGTACGTTGCTGGCCTTGTGAACCATATGTTTGTATATTTTTATCATTCACATAAAAGACTAAATCATCGCGATGAGGGCCAATAATTGTTGTGCCTCTATCCAACTCGCGCTGTTTACTTTCTTCATATTTGTCCAATAATTGACGATAAATAGACGACTTTTGACTGTCATTTGACAGTAATAAAGTTGTTTTATACTGAATATCTAACTTCTCTTTCCCTTGTGAAATATCTTGTTGAATAGGGGCCGCCCACTCATTTAATTTCGCTACAAAATTAAGACGCCTGTTAAGTACTTCGGCCCCTTCTGTGGCTAATTGTTCTGTTAAAATATCCAAATATACCATATCAAATGATTGACTCGCTTTATATTCCTTTAAATATTGATTCCGCTGTTTTAAAATCTCTTGATAACTGACTAAATGATGTAAATAAACGGCACTCATCTGGCCTAATTCACGATCAATAAATTGCCGACGCACCGCGGGAGATCCCTTCACTAACTCTAAATCTTCCGGCGCAAATAAAATAATATTTAAATTCCCAACATACTGACTCAATTTTTTTTGTTCTAAATGATTAACTTTTGCTTGTTTTCCTTTGTTGGACAAACTAATGGCTAATGGAAAAGTAGACCCTTTTGAATTTATTTTCCCACTAACGCGCGTAAAATCTGCCTCCCAATTAATAAGTTCCTTATCACTGGTTGTTCGATGACTTCTAGCTAAAGCAAGGAAATAAATACTTTCCATCATATTGGTTTTTCCTTGAGCGTTTTGGCCTAAGAAGACATTTACCCCATCTGAGAACGTTAGCGCTGTTTCTTGATAGTTTCTAAAGCCACTAAGTTCAATTGTC
Coding sequences:
- the gyrA gene encoding DNA gyrase subunit A; translation: MKNSFLDYAMSVIVSRALPDVRDGLKPVHRRILYGMNELGVTPDKAHKKSARIIGDVMGKYHPHGDSAIYDSMVRMAQDFSYRTPLVDGHGNFGSIDGDGAAAMRYTEARMSKIATELLRDINKDTIDYHDNYDGNEQEPDVLPARFPNLLVNGASGIAVGMATNIPPHNLNEVIDACALLMDNPDATVAELMEVLPGPDFPTGASVIGMSGIRRAYETGRGSIKIRAKARIDVQKNGKERIIVDEIPYMVNKAKLIEKIAELARDKRIEGITDLNDESDRDGLRIVIDIRRDTSAAVVLNNLYKLTQMQTSFGFNMLAIAGGIPKTFGLRDILEHYLQHQQEVIRRRTEFDKNKAEARAHILEGLRVALDHIDAIITLIRQSETADVAKKGLIEQFSLSDRQAQAILDMRMVRLTGLERDKIEEEYSGLLEKIAELKAILASPARINQIIKEEMAEIAKKHGDERRTELLVGEELSIEDEDLIEEEKIAVTLSHGGYMKRMPVSEFKSQNRGGRGVKGMSTNDDDFVEQLRICSTHDFLLFFTNKGKVYQAKGYEVPEYGRNAKGIPALNFLNIDKDEKIQTMISMTDHEATDRQLFFATRQGTVKRTALSEFENIRTSGLIAINLKEDDELVNVVVTNGTQSIVMGTHGGYAVHFSETDVRSMGRTATGVRGIRLEDEDYVIGMEILNSDQDVFVVSENGYGKRTAATEYAIRNRGGKGVITLNITDKNGPLVALKTVDGTEDIMMVTDQGIMIRFDAQDISQTSRSTQGVRLMRLEDESRVATVAKINFSDDEDETDEALDNQSLSKSSKPAKNNGENLIDDGQDNEYESLNISNELSNESNKSSDNGSKLDELIDRATDDIDKDLDE
- the recF gene encoding DNA replication/repair protein RecF (All proteins in this family for which functions are known are DNA-binding proteins that assist the filamentation of RecA onto DNA for the initiation of recombination or recombinational repair.) yields the protein MWLETIELSGFRNYQETALTFSDGVNVFLGQNAQGKTNMMESIYFLALARSHRTTSDKELINWEADFTRVSGKINSKGSTFPLAISLSNKGKQAKVNHLEQKKLSQYVGNLNIILFAPEDLELVKGSPAVRRQFIDRELGQMSAVYLHHLVSYQEILKQRNQYLKEYKASQSFDMVYLDILTEQLATEGAEVLNRRLNFVAKLNEWAAPIQQDISQGKEKLDIQYKTTLLLSNDSQKSSIYRQLLDKYEESKQRELDRGTTIIGPHRDDLVFYVNDKNIQTYGSQGQQRTTALSVKLAEIELMKEMTGEYPVLLLDDVLSELDNHRQTHLLKTIEKKVQTFLTTTSLDGVDTDLLNEPKIFHVLAGQIVKKEVDSEEMESA
- the gyrB gene encoding DNA topoisomerase (ATP-hydrolyzing) subunit B, whose product is MVDDSLTPKELQELKKTYDASQIQVLEGLEAVRVRPGMYIGSTGEDGLHHLVWEIVDNSIDEAMAGYADTINVYIEEDNIIRITDNGRGIPVDLQEKTGRPAVETVFTVLHAGGKFGGGGYKVSGGLHGVGSSVVNALSEFLEVRVYREDKIHYQRYERGLVMDDLQVIGKTTETGTEVLFKADSQIFRETTVYDFDRLATRVRELAFLNKGLNIAIEDRRGEETKRMDYHYEGGIKRYVEYLNENRDVLYDEPIFLEGEAEDVIVEVSLQHTDSFHTNIMSFANNIHTYEGGMHESGFKTAITRSINNYARENNFLKESDANFTGDDVREGLTVVLSVKHPNPQFEGQTKTKLGNSEVRGITDRLFSEHFERFLMENPKVGKRIIDKALLASKARLAAKRAREVTRKKSGLEISNLPGKLADCSSRDPQESELFIVEGDSAGGSAKQGRSRMFQAILPIRGKILNVEKASIDRILANNEIRSLFTAMGTGFGEEFNVEEVRYQKLIIMTDADVDGAHIRTLLLTLLYRYMRPLIEAGYVYVAQPPLYQVKQGRKEMYLHTEQKLREYLAELPESPKPSIQRYKGLGEMDAEQLWETTMNPENRRLLRVDVDDAIEADKVFDMLMGENVTPRREFIEANARYVQNIDT